The following coding sequences lie in one Labrus bergylta chromosome 5, fLabBer1.1, whole genome shotgun sequence genomic window:
- the gnrh2 gene encoding progonadoliberin-2, translating to MCASRLVLLLGLLLCVGAQLSSAQHWSHGWYPGGKRDLDSFSTSEISEEIKLCEAGECSYLRPQRRSILKNILLDALARELQKKK from the exons ATGTGTGCGTCTCGGCTGGTCTTGCTGCTTGGACTGCTTCTATGTGTGGGGGCTCAGCTGTCCAGTGCCCAGCACTGGTCTCATGGTTGGTACCCTGGAGGCAAAAGGGACCTGGATTCTTTCAGCACGTCAGAG atttcagaGGAGATCAAGCTGTGCGAGGCAGGAGAATGCAGCTACTTAAGACCTCAGAGGAGGAGTATTCTGAAAAACATTCTT CTGGACGCTTTAGCCAGAGAGCTCcagaagaagaagtga